A section of the Dehalococcoidia bacterium genome encodes:
- a CDS encoding Zn-ribbon domain-containing OB-fold protein — translation MVDYKKPLPAIHEETRPFWEKAKKHELWLQKCRDCGKFRFYPRSICPNCFSYNTEWSRVSGRGKIYSFTVSNRPPLQAFQKDVPYCLALVDLEEGVRMMTNIVECQWEDLKIDMPVEVVFEDVTPLISLPKFRPTPVI, via the coding sequence ATGGTGGATTATAAGAAACCCCTGCCTGCTATCCACGAAGAAACAAGGCCATTCTGGGAGAAGGCGAAGAAGCATGAGCTCTGGCTCCAGAAGTGCCGGGATTGCGGGAAGTTCAGATTCTATCCTCGCTCCATCTGTCCCAATTGCTTTTCCTATAACACCGAATGGTCCAGGGTAAGCGGGAGAGGGAAGATATATTCCTTCACCGTGTCGAACAGGCCCCCCTTGCAGGCTTTTCAGAAAGATGTTCCCTACTGCCTGGCGCTTGTCGATCTGGAAGAGGGTGTGCGCATGATGACCAATATCGTGGAATGCCAATGGGAAGATCTGAAGATCGACATGCCGGTTGAAGTGGTCTTTGAGGATGTCACGCCCCTGATATCCTTGC